A region of Staphylococcus sp. IVB6181 DNA encodes the following proteins:
- a CDS encoding Rho termination factor N-terminal domain-containing protein — translation MKNPRDLTFSKLLSKKYKVSELLTICENFNIPVSSKLKKQEIIDKIVQRFHNHPDEMIESNLDEDLIEMVCTMIVSGHNSSGFLKDQLKSYFVYENNYGLMVPKEVIEAFKSYFEKHGISVIKFLVKRGYQFENGVINENLHYQLPKTSRHINGIAETLKIDEVAKKEYIQWLEQQKNLSPEGMFLLKGLIGEYQNFEDYLRFVKVPDFPLNEEEAMDTMVKKMYFFGGLAEMYGIVPISIVVRLYNQFFQTTYTEREWMVAFEEAIEKSDIAFLTVTDLVHSMLKDDYYQDEDYIDYDWEDDDSVYEDGDVNFYFEVEEARAQIEYYLPKTLQEVVHLGKYQYENTPELISLLQQLKSYCTRDAHYKAVDTIDAVVFSLRTDLNQDRIQSFAKSLIIAKDFEGISEDALIILLTEIKSHLHLWKYRGHTKASFKQHNN, via the coding sequence ATGAAAAATCCTAGAGATTTAACTTTCTCAAAGCTTCTAAGTAAGAAATATAAAGTTTCAGAACTTCTAACGATTTGTGAGAATTTCAACATACCTGTGAGTTCTAAGCTCAAAAAACAAGAAATCATAGATAAAATTGTACAACGATTTCATAATCATCCAGATGAAATGATCGAATCTAATTTAGATGAAGATTTGATTGAAATGGTGTGTACAATGATTGTTTCAGGACATAATTCGAGTGGCTTCTTAAAAGATCAGCTAAAAAGTTATTTTGTGTATGAAAATAACTATGGATTAATGGTGCCAAAAGAAGTAATAGAGGCATTTAAAAGTTATTTTGAAAAGCATGGTATCAGTGTTATTAAATTCTTGGTTAAGCGAGGCTATCAATTTGAAAATGGTGTCATTAATGAAAATCTTCATTATCAACTCCCGAAAACAAGCAGACATATTAATGGTATTGCAGAAACTTTAAAAATCGATGAAGTCGCGAAAAAAGAGTATATTCAATGGTTGGAGCAACAAAAAAACTTGTCTCCAGAAGGTATGTTTTTATTAAAAGGTTTAATAGGTGAGTATCAAAATTTTGAAGACTATCTGCGATTTGTGAAGGTTCCTGACTTTCCTCTGAATGAAGAGGAAGCAATGGATACAATGGTGAAGAAAATGTACTTTTTTGGTGGGTTAGCAGAAATGTATGGCATTGTACCTATATCTATAGTAGTTAGATTATACAATCAATTCTTTCAAACAACATATACAGAAAGAGAATGGATGGTTGCTTTCGAGGAGGCAATTGAAAAAAGCGATATTGCCTTTTTAACGGTGACTGACTTGGTGCATAGCATGTTAAAAGATGATTATTATCAAGATGAAGACTATATCGATTATGATTGGGAAGATGATGATTCAGTCTATGAAGATGGTGATGTTAACTTTTATTTTGAAGTAGAAGAAGCACGTGCACAGATTGAGTATTATTTGCCAAAAACATTACAAGAAGTCGTGCATCTTGGTAAATATCAATATGAAAACACACCAGAACTCATCTCGTTATTACAACAGCTGAAAAGTTATTGCACTAGGGATGCGCATTATAAGGCAGTGGATACAATAGATGCTGTGGTATTTTCACTTAGAACAGATTTGAATCAAGATCGAATTCAAAGCTTTGCGAAGTCTCTCATCATAGCGAAGGATTTTGAAGGTATCAGCGAAGATGCATTAATCATATTATTAACTGAAATCAAAAGTCATCTGCATCTTTGGAAGTATCGCGGCCATACAAAAGCATCATTTAAACAACATAATAACTAA